From the genome of Acidobacteriota bacterium, one region includes:
- the bioD gene encoding dethiobiotin synthase yields MAADLFITGTDTGVGKTLVSALLCAALDGVYWKPIQTGATEDSDRRTVMKLAEIGEERTLPECYVFDPPVSPHLAAEWAGATIDLGTIRRPEGRLPGRLVVEGAGGVMVPVNENEFMLDLMRQLGFPIVVVARSALGTINHSLMTLGILQRAGLMVKGVVVVGAPNRDNERAIERYGCASILGRVPLLEVINRTALVEVFNREFDRGKFD; encoded by the coding sequence ATGGCCGCAGACCTTTTTATTACCGGAACAGACACGGGAGTTGGCAAGACGCTGGTTTCGGCGCTGTTGTGCGCCGCGCTTGACGGCGTTTACTGGAAGCCGATCCAGACTGGCGCAACCGAAGATAGCGACCGGCGCACGGTGATGAAGCTGGCTGAAATCGGTGAGGAGCGCACACTTCCGGAATGCTATGTTTTCGACCCACCGGTCTCTCCGCATCTGGCCGCCGAGTGGGCGGGGGCAACGATTGACCTCGGCACGATTCGCCGTCCGGAAGGCAGGCTGCCGGGGCGGCTGGTTGTTGAAGGCGCGGGCGGCGTGATGGTGCCGGTGAATGAAAATGAATTTATGCTGGACCTGATGCGCCAGCTGGGCTTTCCCATCGTTGTGGTGGCCCGCAGCGCGCTGGGGACCATTAACCACTCGTTGATGACACTCGGCATCCTCCAGCGGGCGGGGCTCATGGTCAAAGGAGTTGTAGTGGTGGGAGCGCCGAACCGCGACAATGAGCGCGCCATTGAGCGCTATGGCTGCGCTTCCATTCTCGGCCGCGTGCCGCTGCTCGAAGTTATCAACCGGACGGCACTGGTGGAAGTTTTCAATCGGGAATTCGACAGGGGGAAGTTCGACTGA
- a CDS encoding selenocysteine synthase, with amino-acid sequence MAATGCFTIPVFLICSHFRRINETPLPLPKTRQMSIKEKAAQLWARSAIFVSGSRSDMMRYRPQPKTLRDLVHKREGTNMRTAGVWNRRNFLSSLGVVAAAWPGSALARSRKAAAAASASGNIYKELGVKTMINAWGTITVIGGSLIPPEAVAAMSAAAEHYVSIPDLLEATGDRVGKMLKDLPSGHSATITSGAAGAIMCGVAGTLTGENKDLIRQLPDLTGMKSEVLMLKSQHQHYGYNPQILASGVKIVEVESPDDVRQAVTEKTALMFFVNYLDETSEIRVADWAKLGRQYNVPTFNDCAADTPPVSHLTDYNNMGYDLVAFSGGKGLRGPQCAGLLLGRKDLVRAARFNSAPFAPTIGRGMKVGKEEIVGMWKALEVYLSNDQEKLTQEWWDRLHYVSKQVRSVKGVTTSDYVPPIANHVPTMRIEWDAQKVALTTAQAVEFLQSGDPAVMVQGEAGGHSLSMTSFMLKPGEERLIASRMKEMFKAHKA; translated from the coding sequence ATGGCTGCAACAGGCTGTTTTACCATTCCGGTTTTTTTGATTTGCAGCCACTTTAGGCGTATAAATGAAACGCCATTACCGCTGCCAAAAACACGGCAGATGTCTATTAAGGAGAAGGCAGCGCAGCTTTGGGCAAGATCAGCCATTTTTGTTTCTGGTTCAAGATCGGACATGATGCGATACCGTCCCCAGCCCAAAACTCTGCGCGACCTGGTGCACAAAAGGGAGGGAACAAACATGAGAACAGCAGGGGTTTGGAACCGGCGCAACTTTTTGTCGAGTCTTGGAGTCGTGGCGGCGGCGTGGCCCGGCAGCGCGCTGGCCCGCAGCAGGAAGGCTGCCGCTGCGGCCTCCGCTTCCGGCAACATCTATAAGGAACTCGGCGTGAAGACCATGATCAACGCGTGGGGAACCATCACCGTTATTGGCGGATCGCTTATCCCGCCTGAAGCCGTCGCCGCGATGAGTGCGGCAGCCGAGCATTACGTCAGCATCCCCGATCTTCTTGAAGCCACCGGCGACCGGGTTGGCAAAATGCTGAAGGATCTGCCTTCGGGCCACTCCGCCACCATCACCTCCGGAGCGGCCGGGGCCATCATGTGCGGAGTAGCGGGAACGCTGACAGGGGAGAACAAGGATTTGATCCGCCAGTTGCCTGACCTGACCGGCATGAAGAGCGAAGTCCTCATGCTGAAAAGCCAGCACCAGCACTACGGATACAATCCGCAGATTCTGGCGAGCGGCGTGAAGATCGTCGAGGTGGAAAGCCCTGACGACGTTCGGCAGGCAGTGACCGAGAAGACGGCGCTCATGTTCTTTGTGAATTATCTGGACGAAACCAGCGAGATCAGGGTGGCCGATTGGGCGAAACTCGGCAGGCAGTACAACGTCCCAACCTTTAACGACTGCGCAGCCGATACGCCACCCGTCTCCCACCTGACGGACTACAACAATATGGGATACGACCTGGTCGCATTCAGCGGCGGCAAGGGGTTGCGGGGCCCACAGTGCGCGGGACTTCTGCTTGGCCGCAAAGACCTGGTCCGTGCGGCACGCTTTAATTCCGCCCCCTTCGCCCCCACCATCGGACGCGGGATGAAGGTGGGAAAGGAAGAGATTGTGGGAATGTGGAAGGCGCTGGAAGTTTACCTCAGCAACGACCAGGAAAAGCTGACCCAGGAATGGTGGGACAGGCTGCATTACGTTTCGAAACAAGTTCGGAGCGTCAAGGGAGTGACCACCAGCGACTACGTTCCGCCGATTGCCAACCACGTGCCCACCATGCGCATCGAGTGGGACGCGCAAAAGGTGGCGCTGACCACGGCCCAGGCCGTCGAGTTCCTCCAGAGCGGCGACCCCGCTGTGATGGTCCAGGGCGAAGCGGGCGGCCACTCGCTCTCCATGACTTCCTTCATGCTGAAGCCGGGCGAGGAACGCCTTATCGCCTCGCGCATGAAGGAAATGTTCAAAGCCCACAAGGCGTGA
- a CDS encoding c-type cytochrome gives MVNEGGRGESDMKRRLNFLKYAALLVCLAGISPTAYLYAQRHPAPFNGPSVAWKAPAETNPSDYVGPQVCSGCHRAEARQFFKSPHGEHDQGESVQPTPAAAGGVESPSVAFGRKLYGDMMCAGCHQIGGKGGAVGPALDDVGVRRTREDLMDRMLKRRAGTIMPTLPPDTPTKNIEAVVDYMMTLKGQGQNQPQPALPPSGPKLVTGCEICHGPGAAHAKAEQNAAGDPAKMEAGRKLIFKFDANPKENSERCMQCHSTGAPQDAFPHSIHSSAGVSCIDCHSIHPVEVADAGKPGLEPAQSHFFSVPRLKEENTWLTDGLLKKPQPELCFGCHQTVQAQFALPEHHRVPEGFMKCTDCHNPHGTMNHFQLAKANWESCVKCHVEKRGPFLYEHAVVRVEGCASCHTPHGSVNNFLLKRREPRLLCLQCHSVFHVISSNPADTEGFHGQANVPHGRRGYQTSGDCTRCHVAVHGSNFDEFLLR, from the coding sequence ATGGTTAACGAAGGCGGAAGAGGAGAGAGCGACATGAAGCGACGGTTGAATTTTCTAAAGTACGCTGCGTTGCTGGTGTGCCTGGCCGGGATTTCGCCAACGGCATATCTCTACGCCCAGCGGCATCCGGCTCCGTTCAATGGGCCGTCGGTTGCCTGGAAAGCGCCCGCGGAAACCAACCCCAGCGATTATGTTGGTCCACAGGTTTGCTCAGGGTGCCACCGTGCGGAGGCCCGTCAGTTTTTCAAATCGCCTCACGGTGAGCATGATCAGGGTGAGTCTGTCCAACCCACGCCTGCCGCAGCCGGAGGAGTGGAATCTCCTTCCGTCGCCTTCGGCAGGAAGCTTTATGGCGACATGATGTGTGCGGGCTGTCACCAGATTGGTGGCAAGGGTGGGGCGGTTGGGCCAGCTCTGGATGACGTGGGCGTTCGCCGGACCCGCGAAGACCTGATGGACCGAATGCTCAAACGGCGCGCCGGGACCATTATGCCCACGCTTCCTCCGGATACTCCGACCAAGAACATCGAAGCTGTTGTTGATTACATGATGACCTTGAAGGGACAGGGGCAGAACCAACCCCAGCCAGCCCTTCCGCCATCCGGGCCAAAGCTTGTTACCGGTTGCGAGATCTGCCATGGACCGGGCGCAGCCCATGCGAAGGCCGAACAGAATGCCGCAGGGGACCCTGCGAAGATGGAAGCAGGTAGGAAGCTCATCTTCAAGTTCGACGCCAATCCGAAGGAGAATTCTGAGCGGTGCATGCAATGCCATTCGACTGGGGCGCCGCAGGATGCCTTCCCTCATTCGATCCATTCCTCTGCAGGTGTCAGTTGCATTGACTGCCATTCCATCCATCCGGTGGAAGTAGCGGACGCCGGCAAGCCTGGACTCGAGCCCGCTCAGTCTCACTTCTTCTCCGTTCCAAGGCTGAAAGAAGAGAATACCTGGCTTACGGACGGCTTGTTGAAGAAACCACAGCCCGAGCTTTGCTTCGGCTGCCACCAGACCGTCCAGGCACAATTCGCGTTGCCGGAACACCATCGCGTCCCCGAGGGCTTCATGAAGTGTACGGATTGCCACAATCCCCACGGCACGATGAACCATTTCCAGTTAGCCAAAGCCAATTGGGAATCCTGTGTGAAGTGCCACGTGGAAAAGAGGGGGCCGTTCCTCTACGAACATGCAGTCGTTCGGGTGGAGGGTTGTGCGTCTTGCCACACTCCCCACGGAAGCGTGAACAATTTCCTGTTGAAACGCCGCGAGCCTCGCTTGCTCTGCCTCCAGTGCCACAGCGTTTTTCACGTCATTAGTAGCAACCCGGCAGACACAGAAGGATTTCACGGTCAAGCCAACGTGCCACACGGCCGGCGTGGATACCAGACTTCAGGAGATTGCACACGCTGCCATGTGGCGGTCCATGGATCCAACTTTGATGAGTTCCTACTGCGATAG
- a CDS encoding DUF1330 domain-containing protein, with the protein MAVYVIAGYDITDPKRFEDYGPGVVPLLQKHGAEILVADYESEPLEGKARKVHVVLRFPSEEAARNWYNDPSYGPVKQIRLDSTEGGYIVIARELKPPA; encoded by the coding sequence ATGGCTGTTTACGTGATCGCTGGCTATGACATTACTGACCCCAAACGCTTTGAGGACTACGGGCCCGGCGTCGTTCCGCTGCTTCAGAAACACGGGGCGGAGATTCTGGTGGCCGATTATGAGAGTGAGCCACTCGAGGGCAAGGCACGGAAGGTGCACGTGGTGCTAAGGTTCCCTTCAGAGGAGGCGGCCCGCAACTGGTACAACGATCCGTCGTACGGCCCGGTGAAGCAGATCCGCCTGGATTCGACCGAGGGCGGGTACATCGTGATAGCAAGGGAACTCAAGCCGCCGGCGTAG
- a CDS encoding PIG-L family deacetylase, whose protein sequence is MGPISRRTLMAHTGRAAAAALGLPLLSEGAGEAASPKLKIVVAGAHPDDPESSAGGTMALYADQGHEVVALYLTRGEAGISGKSHAEAARIRTAEAEKACAILNARPVFAGQIDGASEVNGEAYLQFGKLLAAEKPDLVFAPWPVDTHRDHRATSLLVYDAWIEMRQRFELYYTEVMSGMQTQSFHPTRLVDITKTESRKRAACYAHASQNPDEFYSVHELMNRFRGAELGVQYAEAFVRHSQDRRGSLPMVP, encoded by the coding sequence ATGGGACCCATTTCGCGCAGAACACTGATGGCGCATACGGGCCGGGCCGCAGCGGCCGCGCTGGGCCTGCCGCTGCTATCGGAGGGCGCAGGCGAGGCAGCATCCCCAAAACTCAAGATCGTCGTGGCCGGGGCGCACCCGGACGATCCTGAATCCTCCGCCGGAGGAACCATGGCCCTCTATGCCGATCAGGGCCATGAAGTCGTGGCGCTCTATCTGACGCGTGGCGAAGCAGGCATCAGTGGCAAGAGCCACGCGGAGGCGGCGCGCATCCGCACGGCCGAAGCAGAAAAAGCGTGCGCCATCCTCAATGCCCGTCCGGTGTTTGCCGGCCAGATTGATGGTGCAAGCGAAGTGAACGGGGAGGCCTACCTCCAGTTTGGAAAATTGCTGGCCGCCGAAAAGCCCGATCTGGTGTTTGCTCCCTGGCCGGTGGATACGCACCGCGACCATCGCGCGACCTCGCTGCTGGTTTACGATGCGTGGATCGAGATGCGGCAGCGGTTTGAGCTCTACTACACGGAAGTTATGTCGGGCATGCAGACACAATCATTCCATCCCACGCGGCTGGTGGACATCACCAAAACGGAATCGCGCAAGCGCGCCGCCTGCTATGCCCACGCCAGCCAGAATCCGGATGAGTTTTACAGTGTGCATGAGTTGATGAACCGGTTCCGGGGCGCTGAACTTGGCGTGCAATACGCTGAGGCTTTTGTGCGCCACTCACAGGACAGGCGGGGATCGCTGCCAATGGTTCCCTGA
- the bioA gene encoding adenosylmethionine--8-amino-7-oxononanoate transaminase: MSQKPLSIWHPFTQDALDPAPLFIERAEGVYLYTHDGRRLLDGISSWWVTLHGHAHPMIAEAIAEQARKLEQVIFAGFTHGPAEELAARLRKVLPPSLEHIFFSDDGSTAVEVALKMAAQFWWNQGNHNKRKFVALEHAYHGDTAGAMSVGEDSSFVAAFGSLRFPVYRVPSAYCYRCPVGKTRATCDIDCVGPLERLLKEKHEEIAAVIVEPLLQAAGGMIVHPVEFLERLRRLTARHNVLLIADEVLTGFGRTGRMFACEHAKVVPDIMCLSKGITGGFLPLGATVCTSPIREVFRSRDRARTLFHGHSYTGSPLACAAGIASLRIFESEPVFERIAAIERVHAERLPDLRKHPAVGDARSIGTIAAIEIKAEDTGYLSELGPFLYEFFLEKGVLLRPLGNVVYVLPPYVIKENELHFVYDVMAKALDRLAGGQDGPCKPLESG, translated from the coding sequence ATGTCACAGAAGCCGCTTTCCATCTGGCATCCGTTCACCCAGGATGCCCTTGATCCTGCTCCTCTCTTCATTGAACGGGCCGAAGGGGTTTACCTCTATACCCATGACGGCCGCCGCCTGCTGGACGGAATCTCTTCCTGGTGGGTGACGCTTCACGGGCACGCCCATCCAATGATCGCTGAGGCTATCGCAGAACAGGCCCGAAAGCTTGAGCAGGTGATCTTCGCCGGTTTTACACACGGCCCTGCCGAAGAACTCGCGGCCCGGCTGCGGAAGGTCCTGCCGCCATCGCTCGAACACATCTTCTTTTCCGATGACGGATCGACGGCCGTGGAAGTTGCCCTGAAGATGGCAGCGCAATTCTGGTGGAACCAGGGCAACCACAATAAGCGGAAGTTTGTGGCCCTGGAGCACGCCTATCACGGCGATACGGCGGGCGCGATGTCCGTAGGAGAGGATTCGTCATTTGTTGCAGCATTCGGAAGCCTTCGCTTTCCCGTTTATCGCGTTCCCTCCGCCTATTGCTACCGGTGCCCTGTGGGGAAAACGCGGGCCACGTGTGACATCGATTGTGTCGGACCGCTGGAGCGGTTGCTGAAAGAAAAACATGAGGAGATTGCGGCAGTGATTGTTGAACCCCTGCTGCAGGCGGCCGGCGGAATGATTGTCCATCCGGTGGAGTTTCTCGAGCGCCTTCGGCGGCTAACGGCCCGGCACAATGTGCTGCTGATCGCTGATGAAGTGCTGACGGGATTTGGGCGCACCGGTCGTATGTTTGCCTGCGAGCACGCCAAGGTTGTCCCCGACATTATGTGCCTTTCCAAGGGCATTACGGGTGGATTTCTTCCACTCGGCGCCACTGTGTGTACCAGTCCCATTCGAGAGGTTTTCCGCTCCCGTGACCGCGCGCGGACTCTCTTCCACGGTCATTCTTACACCGGAAGCCCACTGGCCTGCGCGGCGGGAATCGCCAGCCTGAGGATTTTTGAATCGGAACCCGTTTTTGAGCGTATTGCCGCCATTGAGCGGGTCCACGCGGAGCGCCTGCCTGACCTCAGGAAACATCCCGCCGTTGGAGATGCGCGCTCCATCGGCACGATTGCAGCCATCGAAATCAAGGCAGAGGACACGGGATATCTTTCGGAGCTGGGGCCGTTCCTCTATGAGTTCTTTCTGGAAAAGGGTGTGCTGCTGCGCCCGCTGGGGAATGTGGTTTATGTCCTTCCGCCTTATGTCATAAAGGAGAACGAGCTCCACTTTGTTTACGATGTCATGGCCAAAGCCCTGGACAGGCTGGCAGGAGGGCAAGACGGCCCATGCAAGCCTCTCGAAAGCGGTTGA
- a CDS encoding carbon-nitrogen hydrolase family protein: MKAIKKPITFSLAVLAAATLIWGAVNRQMKGAQESEAPAAVPENPQTIRVGIVQMNARVLDEDYNLAQAEEWIRQAAAEGAKIVLTPEAAVQGYARVALEPGESDDDPRLVAGRKRILAAAEPIPGPATRRFSALARELGIWVIFGMDENRGGKLFNTAVLMNPEGQIAGTYSKVHLQNWMVASGVQHGDDFPVWDIDVNGVQVKIGIEICYDVQHPESTLELALGGAEVVFIPYCTEDFSRPLLIHLFETTALENRLYIVRANYGEPRNTGTSSIIDYEGNTVRQLGDQPGVLVGDLDLTALRKTRADWNPVYGLPNRYPVAYKRLRGLQTGPAKQ, from the coding sequence ATGAAAGCCATAAAGAAGCCCATTACCTTTTCGCTCGCCGTGCTCGCGGCAGCAACCCTGATTTGGGGCGCTGTCAATCGGCAAATGAAAGGCGCGCAGGAATCTGAAGCGCCTGCGGCCGTCCCCGAAAACCCCCAGACCATCCGGGTGGGCATCGTTCAGATGAACGCGCGCGTTCTTGACGAAGACTACAATCTGGCGCAGGCGGAAGAATGGATTCGCCAGGCCGCGGCCGAGGGTGCGAAGATTGTCCTGACACCGGAAGCTGCTGTCCAGGGATATGCGAGGGTAGCGCTGGAGCCGGGAGAATCCGACGATGATCCGCGGCTTGTCGCGGGGCGAAAGAGAATTCTGGCGGCGGCGGAGCCGATTCCGGGTCCCGCCACCCGGCGATTTTCGGCGCTGGCCCGGGAACTCGGCATCTGGGTTATTTTTGGCATGGATGAGAACCGGGGCGGAAAATTATTCAACACCGCCGTGCTGATGAATCCTGAAGGGCAGATTGCCGGCACCTATAGTAAAGTCCATCTGCAGAACTGGATGGTGGCTTCCGGCGTCCAGCACGGCGATGACTTCCCGGTGTGGGATATTGACGTCAACGGCGTCCAGGTGAAAATCGGCATCGAGATCTGCTATGACGTGCAGCATCCCGAATCGACCCTGGAACTCGCTCTGGGCGGCGCGGAAGTGGTTTTTATCCCTTATTGCACGGAAGATTTCTCGCGGCCGCTGCTGATTCACTTGTTTGAGACGACCGCGCTCGAGAACAGGCTCTACATCGTGCGCGCTAATTACGGCGAGCCTCGCAACACGGGCACCAGTTCCATCATCGACTATGAAGGGAACACCGTGCGCCAGCTTGGCGACCAGCCGGGAGTCCTGGTTGGCGACCTTGACCTCACCGCGCTGAGAAAAACTCGTGCTGACTGGAATCCCGTGTATGGCCTGCCGAACCGTTACCCCGTCGCTTATAAGCGACTGAGGGGGCTCCAGACGGGCCCGGCAAAGCAGTAG
- the bioB gene encoding biotin synthase BioB: MRHGWTRDEIRSVYHQPLLELVFHAQQVHRQHHNSQEVQFCRLLSIKTGGCPEDCGYCPQSAHYQTGVERAALMDVDDVLARARDAKGEGSTRFCMGAAWREVRDGKDFDAVLEMVRGVAALGMEVCCTLGMLTDEQARRLAEAGLTAYNHNLDTSPEFYGNIITTRSYDDRLRTLEHVRKAGITVCCGGIIGMGESDDDRVSLLHQLASLDPHPESVPINMLVAVEGTPLSNAQPADPLALVRCIATARVLMPASMVRLSAGRRSLSREAAAMCFLAGANSIFTGDRLLTTPNPEVDEDQQLFRDLGLRPMAFE, translated from the coding sequence ATACGGCACGGCTGGACCAGGGACGAAATCCGGTCCGTCTACCATCAGCCGCTTTTAGAGCTGGTGTTCCATGCGCAGCAGGTACACCGGCAACACCACAATTCGCAGGAAGTACAATTCTGCCGGCTGCTTTCCATCAAGACCGGCGGCTGCCCGGAAGACTGCGGCTACTGTCCGCAGAGCGCGCATTACCAAACCGGCGTGGAGCGCGCCGCCTTGATGGATGTGGACGATGTTCTGGCCAGGGCCCGCGACGCCAAAGGCGAGGGCTCCACGCGGTTCTGCATGGGGGCTGCGTGGCGCGAGGTGCGCGACGGCAAGGATTTTGACGCAGTGCTTGAAATGGTGCGCGGCGTTGCGGCGCTTGGCATGGAAGTCTGCTGCACGCTCGGCATGCTGACCGATGAGCAGGCCCGGCGCCTTGCTGAGGCCGGCCTTACGGCCTACAACCACAACCTGGACACTTCGCCCGAGTTTTACGGCAATATCATCACCACGCGCAGCTACGATGATCGCCTGCGTACGCTCGAACACGTCCGCAAGGCGGGCATTACCGTCTGCTGCGGAGGCATCATCGGCATGGGCGAGAGCGACGATGACCGCGTCAGCCTGCTGCACCAACTCGCCTCGCTCGACCCGCACCCGGAAAGCGTGCCCATCAACATGCTGGTGGCCGTGGAAGGCACGCCGCTTTCCAACGCACAGCCCGCCGATCCGCTGGCGCTGGTGCGGTGCATCGCCACAGCGCGCGTACTGATGCCCGCCTCGATGGTTCGCCTGAGCGCCGGCCGAAGGTCGCTCTCGCGCGAGGCCGCCGCGATGTGCTTCCTGGCCGGGGCCAATTCCATCTTTACCGGTGATAGATTGCTGACCACTCCCAATCCCGAGGTTGATGAGGACCAGCAGTTGTTCCGCGATCTCGGATTGCGGCCCATGGCTTTTGAGTAG
- a CDS encoding DUF1569 domain-containing protein, translated as MGEMKTLANPNDRIEILNRLRAVRATSRRQWGEMTPHQMICHLSDAFRSCLGERQVRPASRWIPRTPFRWAALWLPMPWPRGVQGPPEWDPKAGGTRPKEFEDDKKELKKLIDRFSKPPRGLERPTHPFFGRMSQADWMRMGYLHADHHLRQFGA; from the coding sequence ATGGGGGAAATGAAAACACTTGCGAATCCAAACGACAGGATTGAAATCCTGAACAGGCTGAGGGCCGTTCGAGCCACCAGCCGGCGGCAGTGGGGAGAAATGACGCCGCACCAGATGATCTGCCACCTGAGCGACGCGTTCCGGTCATGCCTGGGAGAGCGCCAGGTGCGCCCGGCCAGCCGCTGGATTCCGCGGACTCCCTTCCGATGGGCGGCGCTCTGGCTCCCCATGCCGTGGCCGCGCGGCGTGCAGGGGCCGCCGGAATGGGACCCCAAGGCCGGTGGCACCAGGCCAAAGGAATTTGAGGATGACAAGAAGGAACTGAAGAAGTTGATAGACCGCTTCAGCAAACCGCCCAGAGGTTTGGAGCGGCCGACCCACCCCTTCTTTGGCCGTATGTCGCAGGCCGATTGGATGCGCATGGGTTATCTGCATGCAGACCATCACCTGAGGCAGTTCGGAGCATGA
- a CDS encoding 8-amino-7-oxononanoate synthase has protein sequence MNKPDTDSTIDSLRMELDSLDAQHRLRRLGQIEGANLSSNDYLGLSTDPRLARAVAAALESGSPVASTGSRLLSGNAAVWEELESVFARFIGTEAALFFSSGYAANVGLLSAILRPDDTVFSDESNHASLIDGMRLSRARKVIFPHLDLDFLEDALGRSDSAGRKFIVVESLFSMEGDRAPVPELLSLADRFGADLVVDEAHATGVFGPRGRGLVAAAGANARVLASVHPCGKALASAGAFVCGSETLKQFLVNRARTFIYSTALPPYFAAQISKAVGIAAEAAAGRERLLKLAGYLRERLQQAGFNIGQSDSQIVPVMLGSNDAVTHYARELNQHGFAVRPIRPPTVPEGTSRLRLSVTTNLSQEILERLAQAMVAARDSLHS, from the coding sequence ATGAACAAGCCCGACACAGATTCCACCATCGATAGCCTGCGGATGGAACTGGACTCGCTCGACGCGCAGCACCGGCTTCGGCGGCTGGGGCAAATTGAGGGCGCCAACCTCTCGTCCAATGACTATCTGGGCCTTTCTACCGATCCCAGGCTCGCCCGGGCAGTCGCTGCCGCGCTTGAATCCGGCAGCCCCGTTGCCTCCACCGGCTCACGCCTGCTCAGCGGCAACGCAGCGGTGTGGGAGGAATTGGAATCAGTCTTTGCGCGCTTTATTGGAACGGAAGCCGCGCTCTTTTTCAGCTCCGGTTACGCGGCCAATGTGGGACTTTTGAGCGCCATCCTGCGCCCGGATGACACGGTCTTTTCCGACGAATCTAACCACGCCAGCCTCATCGACGGCATGCGCCTTTCGCGCGCCCGCAAGGTGATCTTTCCTCATCTCGATCTCGATTTTCTGGAAGACGCGCTCGGGCGCAGCGATTCCGCGGGCCGCAAATTCATTGTGGTCGAAAGCCTCTTCAGCATGGAGGGTGACCGCGCGCCTGTGCCGGAATTGCTCTCGCTGGCCGATCGCTTTGGCGCGGACCTGGTGGTGGATGAAGCGCACGCGACGGGAGTCTTTGGCCCGCGCGGGCGCGGGCTTGTGGCTGCCGCCGGAGCCAACGCGCGCGTGCTGGCATCGGTCCACCCCTGCGGCAAGGCTCTGGCTTCTGCCGGAGCGTTTGTGTGCGGCTCCGAGACGTTGAAACAATTTCTTGTGAACCGGGCGCGGACCTTTATCTATAGCACCGCACTGCCGCCCTACTTCGCCGCCCAGATTTCCAAAGCAGTCGGAATCGCCGCCGAGGCCGCTGCCGGGCGCGAGCGGCTTCTTAAACTGGCTGGCTATTTGCGCGAGCGATTGCAGCAGGCCGGATTCAACATCGGCCAGAGCGATTCGCAGATTGTTCCCGTGATGCTCGGGAGCAATGACGCCGTCACCCATTACGCCCGCGAGCTCAACCAGCACGGCTTTGCCGTCCGCCCCATCCGCCCACCCACCGTCCCCGAAGGCACATCGCGCCTGCGGCTCTCGGTGACTACAAACCTTTCACAAGAAATTCTGGAACGGCTGGCGCAAGCAATGGTCGCCGCGCGGGATTCCCTGCACTCATAG